In Candidatus Cohnella colombiensis, one DNA window encodes the following:
- a CDS encoding response regulator transcription factor, whose amino-acid sequence MSDKVLIIEDEPTLARLVSYNLSQEGYETDVVGNGAEGLHKAIHEPYAIIFLDIMLPGMNGFEVLQKLRQHEVKTPVIILTARNAEEEVVQGLKLGADDYITKPFGVAELLARASAVLRRSRNEDNAKVKSTSDDKVIVYGDLQIYPEKYEVLLNDQWISLRPKEFEVLLYLAERPGVVITRDDLMNVVWGFDYIGGQRTVDVHVSSLRKRLELNQQTVQIESIRGVGYKLILNRKNSSSGR is encoded by the coding sequence ATGTCGGACAAAGTGCTGATTATTGAAGATGAACCGACACTTGCTCGATTAGTGTCCTACAATTTGTCTCAAGAAGGCTATGAAACAGATGTTGTAGGGAATGGAGCCGAAGGATTGCACAAGGCTATTCATGAGCCTTATGCAATTATCTTTTTAGATATTATGCTTCCTGGAATGAATGGATTTGAAGTGCTACAGAAGCTCCGTCAGCATGAAGTGAAAACACCAGTCATTATATTAACCGCACGTAACGCAGAGGAAGAAGTCGTTCAAGGGCTAAAGCTGGGAGCCGACGATTATATCACGAAGCCATTTGGTGTGGCGGAATTGCTAGCAAGGGCTTCGGCTGTATTGAGACGGTCACGCAACGAGGACAACGCTAAAGTTAAATCTACTTCGGATGATAAAGTTATTGTATATGGTGATTTGCAAATTTATCCGGAGAAGTACGAAGTGCTTCTTAACGATCAATGGATTTCGCTACGACCGAAAGAGTTCGAAGTGCTACTTTACTTAGCCGAACGTCCTGGGGTAGTCATTACGAGAGACGATCTGATGAATGTCGTCTGGGGCTTCGATTATATAGGAGGACAACGTACAGTTGATGTCCATGTGAGTTCATTACGGAAGAGGTTAGAGCTCAACCAGCAAACGGTACAAATTGAATCGATTCGTGGTGTGGGCTACAAGCTTATCCTTAATCGCAAAAACAGCTCTTCAGGCCGTTAA
- a CDS encoding ATP-binding protein, with protein MTKFRWKLTALFMLLIGLSVLAAGLLMGSSYQKNHQSELREHMIRELHVLDAAVPWPTEHSVEQQSAILQGEAERFRDIAGMRITYIDKDGQVLGDSDHVPSTMDNHLNRYEVKTALQSGTGSSIRNSDTLKQNMLYVAMKVEDKSSHATVGIIRLAMSLSAVESSLNKMWFALIFSLFLLFALAAVVSYRIALSVTRPLEKMTAAAIQMANMDYTIRIPALGRDEISELARALNAMAGSLQEKLDEVRQHGTRLQSVLDNITSGVIMINDDGIITLYNRQAELLLGSQSHERVGRMYSENRQQYELINLVHDALDNPQYVHQEMTVYYPEERQLSVSLVPLMVNVEQESGLLIVLQDVTSIRRLENMRSEFVANVTHELKTPVAAVKGFAETLLSGAMSDPDTAKSFLTIIHDESERLNRLIGDILELSKIESRRTPLQYSPLDMAAILERMRELMSKEASRKHINLDIQSEAELFFEADEDRIGQILMNLLQNGINYTPDGGMVKVRAELIEAATADEEDKIQIIVSDTGIGIPKQDLPRIFERFYRVDKARSRSSGGTGLGLSIVKHLVELHHGSIRVESTLGVGSKFIIELPLLQP; from the coding sequence ATGACGAAATTTCGATGGAAGCTCACCGCATTGTTTATGCTACTGATTGGCTTATCTGTGCTCGCTGCAGGTTTGTTAATGGGCAGCTCCTATCAAAAAAATCATCAGTCTGAGCTTCGTGAGCATATGATTCGCGAGTTGCATGTGTTAGATGCTGCTGTACCTTGGCCGACCGAACATTCGGTTGAGCAGCAATCAGCTATTTTACAAGGCGAGGCTGAACGATTTAGAGATATTGCGGGCATGCGGATTACGTACATTGATAAAGACGGCCAAGTGCTTGGCGATTCAGATCATGTTCCAAGTACGATGGACAATCATTTAAATCGTTACGAGGTTAAAACTGCGCTCCAATCAGGGACAGGTAGCAGCATTCGAAATAGTGATACTTTGAAGCAAAATATGCTGTATGTTGCCATGAAGGTCGAAGACAAGTCTAGTCATGCTACGGTTGGGATAATTCGTCTTGCAATGAGCTTGAGTGCAGTTGAAAGCAGTCTGAACAAAATGTGGTTTGCGCTGATCTTTAGTTTGTTTCTCCTATTTGCCCTAGCGGCTGTTGTGAGCTACCGTATCGCACTTAGCGTCACGCGACCATTGGAAAAAATGACTGCTGCTGCAATCCAGATGGCGAATATGGATTATACGATTCGGATACCTGCACTTGGACGCGATGAAATAAGTGAGCTCGCTCGGGCACTTAATGCGATGGCGGGCAGTCTGCAAGAAAAGCTTGACGAAGTACGTCAGCACGGTACGAGGCTGCAAAGCGTATTGGACAACATTACGAGTGGCGTCATTATGATTAATGATGATGGAATAATTACGTTGTACAATCGTCAAGCAGAGCTGTTACTCGGCAGTCAAAGCCATGAACGAGTTGGTCGTATGTATTCTGAAAATAGGCAACAATATGAATTGATTAATCTTGTACATGATGCTCTAGATAATCCGCAGTATGTACATCAGGAGATGACGGTATATTATCCTGAAGAACGTCAGTTATCGGTGAGCTTAGTTCCATTGATGGTAAATGTAGAGCAAGAGTCAGGTCTATTGATTGTCCTTCAAGATGTGACTTCGATCCGCCGTTTGGAGAATATGCGAAGTGAGTTCGTGGCAAATGTGACCCATGAGTTGAAGACACCAGTGGCTGCTGTGAAAGGCTTTGCCGAGACACTACTGTCAGGTGCAATGAGCGATCCGGATACGGCGAAAAGCTTTTTGACGATTATCCATGACGAAAGTGAACGTCTTAATCGGTTAATTGGCGATATTTTAGAGCTATCTAAGATCGAATCACGACGTACACCTTTGCAATACTCACCGCTTGATATGGCGGCAATTCTCGAACGAATGCGTGAGCTGATGTCTAAAGAAGCTTCGAGAAAGCATATTAATTTAGATATTCAGTCTGAGGCGGAATTGTTCTTTGAAGCAGATGAGGATCGAATTGGCCAAATATTAATGAATTTATTGCAAAATGGAATTAACTATACACCTGATGGCGGAATGGTTAAAGTGCGTGCTGAACTGATCGAAGCAGCAACGGCTGATGAAGAGGATAAGATTCAGATCATTGTATCGGATACAGGTATAGGAATTCCTAAACAAGACTTGCCTCGAATATTCGAACGGTTTTACCGAGTAGACAAGGCAAGATCGCGAAGCTCGGGTGGTACGGGACTTGGACTTTCGATCGTGAAACATCTCGTTGAGCTGCATCATGGCTCGATTCGGGTGGAGAGCACATTAGGCGTTGGATCTAAATTTATTATTGAACTTCCCTTATTGCAGCCATAA